From Leptotrichia hofstadii, a single genomic window includes:
- a CDS encoding Abi family protein — MSRPFHTYEEQLEKLKSRRLIIDNDEEVIKILKRKNYYDIINGYKDYFIDIPATTASGDDVYKEGTNFKDIDLLYEFDAEIRSIILKNILKLENIIKTKISYVFSKEKTQEFNYLNINNYDETKKENATRVIAEISNVIRNCMSQNYTGGRQISHYLDIHRNLPLWVLAKQLTFGNISYFYSSIEESLQKEICEEIAIEYKKEYDKTIIVDEKNMEKILRFINSIRNICAHNERLYNITVRINRNRIHRITHPHIDFTFRSKLFDVLIILKLFITRKEFQILAKEISNEIKKLGSNYSTKVFGDILNQTGIPIKWKRIIGDLLEWEEIDSKEENEKIEKFIYIKHGDEIDSLATISKIEEIYLKQEKDLTLKIAYGMKLIGYVFKLNMKKVTIENKKITEEDKDYIEILYEEKEVDKFEEENNFKGEIIKILNKK; from the coding sequence ATGAGCAGACCATTTCATACATATGAAGAGCAATTGGAAAAGCTTAAAAGCCGTAGGTTAATAATTGATAATGATGAAGAAGTTATAAAAATTTTGAAGAGGAAAAACTATTATGATATTATAAATGGGTATAAAGATTATTTTATAGATATACCAGCTACAACAGCATCTGGTGATGATGTGTATAAAGAAGGGACAAATTTTAAGGATATTGATCTTTTGTATGAATTTGATGCAGAAATTCGTTCTATTATTTTAAAGAATATTTTAAAACTTGAAAATATTATCAAAACAAAAATTTCTTATGTTTTTTCAAAGGAAAAAACACAGGAATTTAATTATTTAAATATCAATAATTACGATGAAACTAAAAAAGAAAATGCGACAAGAGTAATTGCTGAAATATCAAATGTTATAAGAAATTGTATGTCTCAAAATTATACTGGTGGAAGGCAAATATCTCATTATTTGGATATACATAGAAATTTGCCATTATGGGTGCTCGCAAAACAATTAACTTTTGGTAATATATCATATTTTTACTCTTCCATAGAAGAAAGTTTGCAAAAAGAAATATGTGAAGAAATAGCAATTGAATATAAAAAGGAATATGATAAAACTATTATTGTAGATGAAAAGAATATGGAAAAAATACTGAGATTTATAAATAGTATTAGAAATATATGTGCCCATAATGAAAGACTGTACAATATTACAGTAAGAATAAACAGAAATAGAATACATAGGATAACACATCCTCATATAGATTTTACTTTTCGTTCAAAATTATTTGATGTTTTAATAATTTTGAAGTTATTTATTACAAGAAAAGAGTTTCAAATATTAGCGAAGGAAATAAGTAATGAGATAAAAAAATTAGGATCAAATTATTCTACAAAAGTATTTGGCGATATATTAAACCAAACGGGAATTCCAATAAAATGGAAGAGAATTATAGGAGATTTATTGGAATGGGAAGAAATTGATTCAAAGGAAGAAAATGAGAAAATAGAAAAATTTATTTATATCAAACATGGAGATGAAATTGACAGCTTAGCAACTATATCAAAAATAGAAGAAATTTATTTAAAACAGGAAAAGGATTTGACTTTAAAAATAGCGTATGGTATGAAATTAATAGGTTATGTATTTAAGTTGAACATGAAAAAGGTTACCATTGAAAATAAAAAAATAACAGAAGAAGATAAAGATTATATAGAAATTTTATATGAAGAAAAAGAAGTTGATAAATTTGAAGAAGAAAATAATTTTAAAGGCGAGATAATAAAAATATTGAATAAAAAATGA
- a CDS encoding type II toxin-antitoxin system PemK/MazF family toxin has product MEKFGRKFKREKRKIKKFLNARDFELLLKYFINLIKNNLRILKNPAIETTANARRSYVYSVDFGFTTGGVLRDRHYCVVLYSQGKTSIVVPLTSKNNTNIFNVELGIIQNLSRRNIVSYALVNQITTVSRAMLMQPRRNRNERVKLNSEQMNKLEQGLEKILFKNRY; this is encoded by the coding sequence ATGGAAAAATTTGGAAGAAAATTTAAAAGAGAAAAAAGGAAAATAAAAAAATTTTTGAATGCTAGGGATTTTGAATTATTATTAAAATATTTTATAAATTTAATAAAAAATAATTTGAGAATTTTAAAAAATCCAGCGATTGAAACAACGGCCAATGCTAGAAGAAGTTACGTATATTCTGTTGATTTTGGATTTACAACGGGAGGAGTTTTAAGAGATAGGCATTATTGTGTTGTTTTGTACAGTCAAGGAAAAACATCGATAGTAGTTCCTTTGACTTCTAAAAATAATACCAATATTTTTAATGTCGAGTTAGGAATTATACAAAATTTATCAAGAAGGAACATTGTAAGTTATGCTCTAGTTAATCAAATTACAACAGTAAGTAGAGCAATGTTAATGCAACCAAGAAGAAATAGAAATGAAAGAGTAAAATTAAATTCAGAACAAATGAATAAATTGGAGCAAGGATTAGAAAAAATATTATTTAAAAATAGGTATTGA
- a CDS encoding replication initiation protein, with translation MKNKIVKYDNDFNTVGLRGFTAEELDLLMTILHRVRNREIEEIKFSYYELKQLIKSEKKPTIEQFSKSIMNINKKLLALNFALVENDEIIQFALFKEFRTSPKKQILTVSVSERFKFLLNDFDPGKWTRFELEEFVDLKSSYTKEFYRRMKQFRSTGFWKCGIEEFRNLLDIPEKYRITDIDAWVLKPIQKELGEKYNLKIEKKYGFSGGRGRSRVTGFEFKFSTEKKVDIVAGNEEEDNPNPLSKPRKQKKKEEIKVVPEIKSKIIEAIPKQEKEKTLREKIKAKLEDNNMEIVKLKAMYEGLKGNVQLKKMTDQYPGKIQKIKDINMQLEAIFEADEENLTQEIIKLAEELLVSKV, from the coding sequence ATGAAAAATAAAATTGTAAAATATGATAATGATTTTAATACTGTAGGATTAAGAGGATTTACGGCTGAAGAACTTGACTTATTGATGACAATTCTTCATAGAGTAAGAAATAGGGAAATAGAAGAAATTAAGTTTTCTTATTATGAATTAAAGCAGTTAATAAAGTCTGAAAAAAAACCAACAATAGAACAATTTTCAAAATCAATAATGAATATTAATAAAAAATTATTAGCTCTTAATTTTGCTCTTGTAGAAAACGATGAGATTATTCAATTTGCATTATTTAAAGAATTTAGAACGAGTCCTAAAAAACAGATTTTAACAGTTTCAGTTAGTGAGCGTTTTAAATTTTTATTAAATGATTTTGATCCTGGAAAGTGGACAAGATTTGAATTAGAAGAGTTTGTTGATTTAAAATCAAGTTATACGAAAGAATTTTATCGAAGAATGAAACAATTTAGAAGTACAGGCTTTTGGAAATGTGGCATTGAAGAATTTAGAAATTTACTTGATATTCCTGAAAAGTACAGGATTACTGATATAGATGCTTGGGTTTTAAAACCAATTCAAAAAGAATTAGGAGAAAAATACAACTTGAAAATTGAAAAAAAATATGGATTTTCTGGTGGACGAGGAAGAAGCAGAGTTACTGGATTTGAGTTTAAATTCTCCACTGAGAAAAAAGTAGATATTGTAGCAGGTAATGAAGAAGAAGATAATCCAAATCCTTTGAGTAAACCTAGAAAACAAAAAAAGAAAGAAGAGATAAAAGTAGTTCCAGAAATAAAATCAAAAATAATTGAAGCTATCCCAAAACAAGAAAAAGAAAAAACTTTAAGAGAAAAAATAAAAGCAAAATTAGAAGATAACAATATGGAAATAGTAAAATTAAAAGCGATGTATGAAGGATTAAAGGGGAATGTTCAATTAAAAAAAATGACGGATCAATATCCAGGAAAAATTCAAAAAATAAAAGATATAAATATGCAATTAGAAGCAATTTTTGAGGCTGATGAGGAAAATCTTACACAAGAAATAATTAAATTAGCAGAGGAATTACTTGTTAGTAAAGTTTAG
- a CDS encoding plasmid recombination protein, with product MDLTYMLSLEKWEQYYKENLEFLSKKFGKNAHCVYAVIHFDESTPHMQSMWTFSEENNQKDEYTVSDVNTAKVKSALTSAFLRRNKELGLIAGTDEYKKAFEEFKVQEKPKIIERQLAKLNKNKSDKKFKFESGTSPFTKDFYRTFNEEFVNDFMVKNPSINELKNKVKVFSNEGAEVVVRRTEKVNSSEDLDRTKFAMEKEKKDLENKIGSNDYSKNEFMKYMEILSKREIIDRKKKISKEDFLNEFKNCETDFKVRKSNKEITDFKRIFNIKKIIKDKLNQRQNNKNFKKNLKKEIKLFDKVFKNVDFEAINKKIEDYSKGEKVEELIKNRENLYFEIKTLETEASNLKSSINFLEKEQNSKNNEIRNLDDQIWEKKIEAEKPYVVSERRKQELINEALNEARKRGDTLMRNIKKDVEKEEAKNNAIKQDILDKRLEMERELQEINNKRRQLNDSYADLEEKKRRRKAELEKLAQPIIQKEVDDLVREHLRYYEVTDKDILNFKANNKLEYDKLFGEAEARADEKIKGAYIRRKHDAGNKFIKQMTNMLHEDANGKFSLLEIEKTVIVAIENVPDNTYGWWDDFKNNLNIELENTVRERNTVRNQNKNKSQYHRSR from the coding sequence GTGGATTTGACATATATGCTTTCTCTTGAAAAGTGGGAGCAGTATTACAAGGAAAATCTTGAGTTTTTAAGTAAAAAATTTGGCAAAAATGCCCACTGCGTGTATGCAGTAATTCACTTTGATGAAAGCACTCCGCACATGCAGTCAATGTGGACTTTTTCAGAAGAGAATAATCAGAAAGACGAATATACGGTAAGTGATGTTAACACAGCAAAAGTTAAATCGGCTTTAACCAGTGCATTTTTGAGAAGAAATAAGGAGCTTGGGTTAATTGCTGGAACTGATGAGTATAAAAAGGCGTTTGAGGAATTTAAGGTTCAGGAGAAGCCCAAAATCATTGAAAGGCAGTTAGCCAAGCTGAACAAAAATAAGTCAGATAAAAAATTTAAATTTGAGAGCGGGACTTCTCCGTTTACTAAAGATTTTTACAGGACTTTCAATGAAGAATTTGTAAATGATTTTATGGTTAAAAATCCTTCCATTAATGAGTTAAAAAATAAGGTTAAGGTGTTTTCAAATGAAGGTGCGGAAGTTGTAGTCAGAAGGACTGAAAAAGTAAATTCTTCTGAAGATCTTGACAGGACAAAATTCGCTATGGAAAAGGAGAAAAAGGATCTTGAAAACAAGATTGGAAGCAATGATTATTCAAAAAATGAATTTATGAAATATATGGAAATTCTTTCAAAAAGGGAAATTATTGACAGAAAGAAAAAAATTTCAAAGGAAGATTTCTTGAATGAATTTAAAAACTGTGAAACAGATTTCAAGGTAAGAAAAAGTAATAAGGAAATTACGGATTTTAAGCGTATTTTCAATATAAAGAAGATAATCAAGGACAAATTAAATCAGAGACAGAATAACAAAAATTTCAAGAAAAATCTTAAAAAAGAAATAAAATTATTTGATAAAGTCTTTAAGAATGTAGATTTTGAAGCAATCAATAAAAAAATAGAAGATTATTCAAAAGGAGAAAAAGTTGAAGAACTGATCAAGAACAGGGAAAACCTTTATTTTGAGATTAAAACACTTGAAACTGAAGCGAGTAATTTAAAAAGTTCAATTAATTTTTTGGAAAAGGAACAAAACAGCAAAAATAATGAAATACGTAATCTTGATGACCAAATCTGGGAAAAGAAAATAGAAGCGGAAAAACCTTATGTCGTTTCAGAAAGGCGAAAGCAGGAACTTATTAATGAAGCTCTTAATGAAGCAAGAAAACGTGGAGATACCTTGATGAGAAATATTAAGAAGGACGTAGAAAAAGAGGAAGCCAAGAATAATGCCATAAAGCAGGATATTTTAGATAAAAGGCTTGAAATGGAACGAGAACTGCAAGAAATTAATAATAAACGTAGACAGCTTAATGATAGCTATGCGGACTTGGAAGAAAAGAAAAGACGTAGAAAAGCCGAACTTGAAAAGCTGGCCCAGCCAATTATACAAAAAGAAGTTGATGATCTGGTTCGTGAACATTTAAGATACTACGAAGTTACAGACAAGGATATTTTAAATTTTAAAGCGAACAACAAACTAGAATATGATAAGTTATTTGGAGAAGCTGAAGCTAGGGCTGATGAGAAAATTAAGGGGGCTTATATTAGGCGAAAACATGACGCAGGCAATAAATTCATTAAGCAAATGACAAATATGCTTCACGAAGATGCCAATGGAAAGTTTTCACTTTTAGAAATTGAAAAAACAGTAATAGTGGCAATTGAAAATGTTCCAGACAACACTTATGGCTGGTGGGATGATTTTAAGAATAATCTGAATATTGAGTTGGAAAATACAGTCAGGGAGAGAAATACTGTACGTAATCAAAATAAAAACAAATCTCAATATCATAGAAGTAGATAG
- the relB gene encoding type II toxin-antitoxin system RelB family antitoxin, translating to MASISLKVSDMEKKFLQSMAQFEGVTLSELIKSKVFDSLEDEYDAKIADLRLSEYESYLKNGGEVLKWEEL from the coding sequence ATGGCTTCTATAAGTTTAAAAGTATCTGATATGGAAAAAAAATTTTTGCAAAGTATGGCGCAATTTGAAGGAGTTACATTGTCAGAGTTAATAAAATCAAAAGTGTTTGACTCACTAGAAGATGAATACGATGCCAAAATAGCAGATTTAAGATTATCAGAATATGAAAGCTATTTGAAAAATGGAGGAGAAGTTTTAAAATGGGAAGAACTGTAA
- a CDS encoding ParA family protein, with protein MKKISIVNNKGGCGKTTTVFNLAHYFAKQGLKTLAVDTDPQLNLSTNFGVNVNELNSSLGDYLLERANGFQPEILNENLYLISAGSEAEKDMEELKNQGPYYYQLLNNFLENLSEKYDVIIFDTAPAFNAYTTSAIYTSSVYPVILPGINELLGLNATINFTQGLGKDISGIILIRKEKTALSDQIQEQLQEEYKDYLLKNIIRKNVALSECIVTHQSIFDYSKNANGAKDYSNLAEEIMKKEGIR; from the coding sequence ATGAAAAAAATATCAATTGTAAATAACAAGGGTGGTTGTGGTAAAACAACAACTGTTTTTAATTTAGCACACTATTTTGCAAAACAGGGATTAAAAACTTTGGCAGTAGATACGGATCCACAACTTAATCTTTCCACAAATTTTGGAGTAAATGTAAATGAATTAAATTCTTCATTGGGAGATTATTTGCTTGAAAGAGCAAATGGCTTTCAGCCTGAAATATTAAATGAAAATTTATATTTAATAAGTGCAGGTTCTGAAGCAGAAAAAGATATGGAAGAATTAAAAAATCAAGGTCCGTATTATTACCAACTATTAAATAATTTTTTAGAAAATTTATCAGAAAAATATGATGTTATAATATTTGATACAGCTCCAGCATTTAATGCTTACACAACTTCAGCAATTTATACTTCAAGCGTTTATCCTGTAATATTACCTGGAATAAATGAACTTTTAGGGCTTAATGCTACGATTAACTTTACACAAGGATTAGGGAAGGACATATCCGGAATTATATTAATTAGAAAAGAGAAAACAGCATTGTCAGATCAGATACAGGAACAGTTGCAAGAAGAATACAAAGATTATTTGTTAAAAAATATAATAAGAAAAAATGTAGCTCTTTCTGAGTGTATTGTTACACATCAATCAATATTTGATTATTCAAAAAATGCAAATGGAGCAAAAGACTATAGTAACTTAGCAGAAGAAATAATGAAAAAAGAGGGTATAAGATGA
- a CDS encoding replication initiation protein yields MNEVVKYNNNFNNISLRNFNANELDILMAICSRTKEKGEEEITFHFDKLKKLINYSDNTSATFVKDLESTYDKLISIKLKVGDERRFIKFVLFTRYSVDVDEKTVEIAVNKEFAWVLNELNVTFTAFELKEFISLKSSYAKEFYRRMKQFKSTGKWNISLEDFKRIMDVPVNYRMCDIDVWVLKPIQKELKEKYGLKIQKTYNTKGRGRPAVSGFIFTFLKEEPQSREIKEEKKEIRTPADFFIHRKVRMMDGVTGMFNTLTIKSINEQKNGMVVVKIQNIDDFYEQDFAFNSMEHFENWFRKYVI; encoded by the coding sequence ATGAATGAAGTTGTAAAATATAATAATAATTTTAATAACATAAGTCTTCGTAATTTTAATGCCAATGAACTTGATATTTTAATGGCAATTTGCAGCAGAACGAAAGAAAAAGGCGAAGAGGAGATAACTTTTCATTTTGATAAGCTGAAAAAACTCATTAACTATTCTGACAATACATCAGCAACTTTTGTAAAGGATCTTGAAAGCACTTATGATAAGTTGATTAGTATTAAGCTGAAAGTTGGAGATGAAAGACGCTTTATAAAGTTTGTGCTGTTTACTCGATATTCAGTTGATGTAGACGAAAAGACGGTTGAGATAGCAGTTAATAAAGAATTTGCCTGGGTTCTAAATGAATTGAATGTTACTTTTACAGCATTTGAATTAAAAGAGTTTATCAGTTTAAAATCAAGTTATGCAAAAGAATTTTATCGAAGAATGAAACAGTTTAAGTCTACTGGAAAATGGAACATATCACTCGAAGACTTTAAAAGAATAATGGATGTTCCTGTAAACTATAGAATGTGTGATATTGATGTTTGGGTTTTAAAGCCAATACAAAAAGAACTTAAAGAAAAGTACGGATTAAAAATTCAGAAAACGTATAACACAAAAGGAAGAGGACGTCCTGCCGTGTCAGGCTTCATTTTTACATTTCTGAAAGAAGAACCACAGTCCAGAGAAATTAAGGAAGAGAAAAAAGAAATACGGACACCTGCCGACTTTTTCATTCACAGAAAAGTCAGAATGATGGACGGAGTAACTGGAATGTTTAACACCTTGACAATAAAGTCAATAAATGAACAGAAGAATGGAATGGTTGTTGTTAAAATTCAGAATATTGATGATTTTTACGAACAGGATTTTGCTTTTAACAGTATGGAACATTTTGAAAATTGGTTTAGGAAATATGTGATATAA
- a CDS encoding type II toxin-antitoxin system RelE family toxin has translation MGRTVKYKIIPTPHFVKDFSKLDEFVKKRIKIYLENIAEDPRSKGKMLKANRKGQWRYRIGDYRVIVNIQDENLVVLALEVGHRKNIYNS, from the coding sequence ATGGGAAGAACTGTAAAATATAAAATAATCCCAACTCCACATTTCGTAAAAGACTTTAGCAAACTAGATGAATTTGTAAAAAAAAGAATAAAAATTTATTTAGAAAATATTGCAGAAGATCCACGCAGTAAAGGAAAAATGTTGAAAGCAAATAGAAAAGGACAATGGAGATACAGAATAGGAGATTACAGAGTTATTGTAAATATCCAAGATGAAAATTTAGTAGTATTAGCGTTAGAAGTAGGACATAGAAAAAATATTTATAATAGTTAA
- a CDS encoding plasmid recombination protein, with the protein MDLTYMLSLEKWEQYYKENLEFLSKKFGKNARCVYAVIHFDESTPHLQSMWTFSEENNQKDEYTVSDVNTAKVKSALTSAFLRRNKELGLIAGTDEYKKAFEEFKIQEKPQIIERQLAKLNKNKSDKKFKFESGTSPFTKDFYRTFNEEFVNDFMVKNPSINELKNKVKVFSNEGAEVVVRRTEKVNSSEDLDRTKFAMEKEKKELESKIGSNDYSKNEFMKYTEILSKREIIDKKKKISKEDFLNEFKNYETDFKVRKSNKEITDFKRIFNIKKIIKDKLNQRQNNKNFKKNLKKEIKLFDEVFKNVDFEAINKKIEDYSKGEKVEELIKNRDNLYFEIKTLETKASNLKSSINFLEKEQNSKNNEIRNLDEQIWEKKMEAEKPYVVSERRKQELINEALNEARKRGDTLMRNIKKDVEKEEAKNNAIKQDILDKGLQMERELQEINNKRRRLNDIYVDLEEKKRRRKAELEKLAQPIIQKEVDNLVREHLRYYEVTDKDILNFKANNKFEYDKLFGEAEARAYEKIKGAYIRRKHDAGNKFIKQITNMLHEDTNVKLSLLEIEKTVIAAIENVPNNTYGWWDDFKNNLNIELENNLKIGILHAIELILNMAEDYNI; encoded by the coding sequence GTGGATTTGACATACATGCTTTCTCTTGAAAAGTGGGAGCAGTATTACAAGGAAAATCTTGAGTTTTTAAGTAAAAAATTTGGTAAAAATGCACGATGTGTATATGCAGTAATTCACTTTGATGAAAGCACGCCTCATCTGCAGTCGATGTGGACTTTTTCAGAAGAGAATAATCAGAAAGACGAATATACGGTAAGTGATGTTAACACAGCAAAAGTTAAATCAGCTTTAACCAGTGCATTCTTGCGAAGAAATAAGGAGCTTGGGCTAATTGCTGGAACTGATGAGTATAAAAAGGCGTTTGAGGAATTTAAGATTCAGGAGAAGCCCCAAATTATTGAAAGGCAGTTAGCCAAGCTGAACAAAAATAAGTCAGATAAAAAGTTTAAATTTGAGAGTGGGACTTCTCCGTTTACCAAAGATTTTTACAGGACTTTCAATGAAGAATTTGTAAATGATTTTATGGTTAAAAATCCTTCTATTAATGAGTTAAAAAATAAGGTTAAGGTGTTTTCAAATGAAGGTGCGGAAGTTGTAGTCAGAAGGACTGAAAAAGTAAATTCTTCTGAAGATCTTGACAGGACAAAATTCGCTATGGAAAAGGAGAAAAAGGAGCTTGAAAGTAAGATTGGCAGCAATGATTATTCAAAAAATGAGTTTATGAAATATACAGAAATTCTTTCAAAAAGGGAAATTATTGATAAAAAGAAAAAAATTTCAAAGGAAGATTTCTTGAATGAATTTAAAAACTATGAAACAGATTTCAAGGTAAGAAAAAGTAATAAGGAAATTACGGATTTTAAGCGTATTTTCAATATAAAGAAGATAATCAAGGACAAATTAAATCAAAGACAGAATAACAAAAATTTCAAGAAAAATCTTAAAAAAGAAATAAAATTATTTGATGAAGTCTTTAAGAATGTAGATTTTGAAGCAATCAATAAAAAAATAGAAGATTATTCAAAAGGAGAAAAAGTTGAAGAGCTGATCAAGAACAGGGATAACCTTTATTTTGAGATTAAAACACTTGAAACTAAAGCGAGTAATCTAAAAAGTTCAATTAATTTTTTGGAAAAGGAACAAAACAGCAAAAATAATGAAATACGTAATCTTGATGAACAAATCTGGGAAAAGAAAATGGAAGCGGAAAAACCTTACGTCGTTTCAGAAAGGCGGAAACAGGAACTCATTAATGAAGCTCTTAACGAAGCGAGAAAACGTGGAGATACCTTGATGAGAAATATTAAGAAGGACGTAGAAAAGGAGGAAGCCAAGAATAATGCCATAAAGCAGGATATTTTAGATAAAGGACTTCAAATGGAACGAGAACTGCAAGAAATTAATAATAAACGTAGGCGGCTTAATGACATTTATGTAGATTTGGAAGAAAAGAAAAGACGTAGAAAAGCCGAACTTGAAAAGCTGGCCCAGCCAATTATACAAAAAGAAGTTGATAATCTGGTTCGTGAACATTTGAGATACTACGAAGTTACAGACAAGGATATTTTAAATTTTAAAGCAAACAATAAATTTGAATACGATAAGTTATTTGGAGAAGCTGAAGCTAGGGCTTATGAGAAAATTAAGGGAGCTTATATCAGGCGAAAACACGATGCAGGCAATAAATTCATTAAGCAAATAACAAATATGCTTCACGAAGATACCAATGTGAAACTTTCACTTTTAGAGATTGAAAAAACAGTAATAGCGGCAATTGAAAATGTTCCAAACAACACTTATGGCTGGTGGGATGATTTTAAGAATAATCTAAATATTGAGCTGGAAAATAATTTAAAGATAGGAATATTACACGCAATAGAACTAATTCTCAATATGGCAGAAGATTATAATATTTAA
- a CDS encoding recombinase family protein, with amino-acid sequence MRYGYARVSTREQDEARQIKALKNKGVQEIIIEKASGKNFIDRQEWQKLMAKVVVDDVIVVKSLDRLGRNNAEIKETFELLSKKQVYLEFIDNDILNTRKPITETDKLNQKLVQPIILHLLGYFAERERELIRERQTEAYVQLEVDSKGRKLSNKKVNKDGSKKICGRPNKVENLTKKQKDIINRWILKAIKTSEAVQLTGLSRSTLFRIKKTFCEQENIL; translated from the coding sequence ATGCGATACGGATATGCGAGAGTCAGTACAAGAGAACAAGACGAAGCAAGGCAGATTAAAGCATTGAAAAATAAAGGAGTTCAAGAGATTATTATTGAAAAAGCGTCAGGAAAAAATTTTATCGATAGACAAGAATGGCAAAAATTAATGGCAAAAGTGGTTGTCGATGATGTTATAGTTGTTAAAAGTTTAGATAGACTTGGACGGAATAATGCGGAAATCAAGGAAACTTTTGAACTTTTATCAAAGAAGCAAGTTTATTTGGAATTTATAGACAATGACATTTTAAATACTAGAAAACCTATTACAGAAACTGATAAATTAAACCAAAAACTCGTACAGCCAATCATTCTTCATCTGTTAGGATATTTTGCAGAACGTGAAAGGGAATTGATTAGAGAACGTCAAACCGAAGCCTATGTACAATTGGAAGTTGATAGTAAAGGTAGAAAGTTGAGCAACAAAAAAGTTAATAAAGATGGGAGCAAAAAAATTTGTGGACGGCCAAACAAGGTGGAAAATTTAACAAAGAAACAAAAAGATATTATAAACAGGTGGATTTTAAAAGCAATTAAAACATCAGAGGCAGTCCAGTTGACTGGATTAAGCCGCTCGACACTTTTTAGAATAAAAAAAACGTTTTGTGAGCAGGAAAATATTTTATAA
- a CDS encoding ParA family protein, whose product MKVISIVNPKGGAGKTVTAVNLAYAMSLKGKKILLIDTDPRNAVSTYLNLKNDNTIFDLIKECYETMKFDKAKYITSKNKVDVIISDERLLQLEMLFASYSDNQAIFNIFSNITEQLKQDYDYIIIDTEGSINNTVRGILNATDYIVAPSKCSLIDTNGINDLIKIYFIGKRNNPKLELKKVFFVQVEERTKVFADALKEFTDFFNSNGLGLNSNILSKNYVRKDSNINNAMLENLDIINYKKSSPSSTDYRNIANDLIKELE is encoded by the coding sequence ATGAAAGTTATAAGCATAGTAAATCCTAAGGGCGGGGCTGGAAAAACCGTTACAGCTGTTAATCTTGCTTATGCAATGAGCTTGAAAGGAAAAAAGATATTATTAATAGATACTGACCCAAGAAATGCTGTTTCAACTTATCTTAATTTAAAAAATGATAATACAATTTTTGACTTAATAAAAGAATGTTACGAAACAATGAAATTTGATAAGGCAAAATATATTACAAGCAAAAATAAAGTAGATGTTATAATTTCTGATGAAAGATTACTTCAACTTGAAATGCTTTTTGCGAGTTATTCTGACAATCAAGCTATCTTTAATATTTTTTCAAATATAACAGAACAGCTGAAACAAGACTATGACTATATCATTATTGATACTGAAGGTTCAATAAATAACACGGTAAGGGGTATTTTAAATGCAACAGATTATATTGTCGCACCATCAAAATGTAGCTTAATAGACACAAATGGAATAAACGATCTTATAAAGATATACTTCATTGGTAAAAGAAATAATCCTAAATTAGAATTAAAAAAAGTATTTTTCGTACAGGTAGAAGAACGAACAAAAGTTTTTGCTGATGCATTAAAAGAATTTACAGATTTTTTTAATTCAAATGGTTTAGGACTTAATTCTAATATTTTATCAAAAAATTATGTCAGAAAAGACTCAAATATCAATAATGCAATGTTAGAAAATCTTGATATTATAAATTATAAAAAGTCCTCTCCTTCATCAACAGATTATAGAAATATTGCAAATGACCTGATAAAAGAATTAGAATAA
- a CDS encoding type IV toxin-antitoxin system AbiEi family antitoxin domain-containing protein, translating into MNIYCIDFSHETATYLQGLSTRMPLIYVMTVPFGDNVSRVKSTRDNIIFKYNKKDYYNIGRTSITNPFGRKIFSYDKKRTILDIIKNKNRVDADVFSEAMKLCFRDNDRDLLKMSKYVIYMNMEE; encoded by the coding sequence TTGAATATATACTGCATTGATTTTTCCCATGAAACAGCAACTTACTTGCAAGGGTTATCTACTAGAATGCCACTCATTTATGTAATGACTGTTCCATTCGGAGATAATGTGAGCAGAGTTAAATCAACAAGGGACAATATTATTTTTAAATACAACAAAAAAGATTATTATAACATTGGTAGGACAAGTATAACAAATCCTTTTGGTAGAAAAATTTTTAGCTATGATAAGAAAAGAACGATATTAGATATTATCAAAAACAAGAACAGAGTCGACGCTGATGTATTCAGCGAAGCTATGAAGTTGTGTTTTAGAGATAATGACAGAGATTTATTAAAGATGTCTAAATACGTTATTTATATGAATATGGAAGAATAG